The following proteins are co-located in the Desulfoscipio sp. XC116 genome:
- a CDS encoding ACT domain-containing protein: protein MTKGVIIVLTVNNYPGVMSRITELFSGRNYNLDGILCAPIEDGSKSRMYLLVNEDKRLSMILAQLGKLYDVKTVSICDECDRGVFDRLHSIVGFNNRQ from the coding sequence ATGACAAAGGGAGTTATTATCGTTTTGACTGTAAACAACTATCCTGGGGTCATGTCGCGCATTACAGAGCTTTTTTCAGGAAGGAATTACAATCTTGATGGTATTTTATGTGCGCCTATTGAAGACGGGAGTAAAAGTCGCATGTATCTGTTAGTGAATGAAGATAAACGACTCAGCATGATTTTAGCACAGCTTGGTAAGTTATATGATGTTAAAACCGTGTCTATTTGTGACGAATGCGACCGTGGCGTTTTTGATAGATTACATAGTATTGTTGGTTTCAATAATCGTCAGTGA
- the ilvB gene encoding biosynthetic-type acetolactate synthase large subunit: protein MKYNGAQIIVKLLENQGIKIIAGIPGSSNLPLYDALAKSGIQHILARHEQGAGFIAQGIARSTGNVAVAITTSGPGATNIITAIADAKLDSIPIVIITGQVATSIIGTDAFQEVDTYGITIPITKHNFIAKSAKELLFLIPEAFTIASSGRPGPVVVDVPRDIQLETVDVEEWPNPGKPIDISIQNKNDGLNKIAAAINKSPRPILYAGGGIIHANASRYLISFVEKNSIPVVTTLLALGTIPHSHPLNLGMLGMHAERYTNMAMNEADLIIAVGSRFDDRATGKLSEFCPNAKVIHIDIDCAEINKNRKAEYSIVGDAKEVLIELRRLIEDNRRTPWLQEILNIKNSYPSIGIYDDPFSPYQIIRKTATLLPDDAIIATDVGQHQMWVAQAYPFEKPRTLLTSGGLGTMGFGLPVAIGASIANPKRKVVCFSGDGSILMNIQELTTAADLGCNLTIFVFKNQHLGLVRQQQELFYNNNLMASKFKTNPDFALLAKGFGIDSIDVKKDTDPKDLENALRMGVQCKKPMLINIPIHHAEKVFPMVPPGEGNTTMLWKEQ, encoded by the coding sequence ATGAAATACAATGGAGCGCAAATTATAGTAAAACTACTTGAGAACCAAGGGATTAAGATAATAGCGGGTATTCCGGGGAGCTCAAATTTACCGCTTTATGATGCCTTAGCAAAAAGCGGCATCCAGCATATTCTTGCACGCCACGAACAAGGAGCAGGGTTTATCGCACAAGGGATTGCGCGGTCAACAGGGAATGTGGCGGTCGCAATTACCACCTCCGGCCCGGGTGCAACAAATATCATAACAGCAATCGCTGATGCAAAGCTTGATTCAATTCCGATAGTGATTATCACAGGACAGGTTGCAACCTCAATAATTGGAACCGACGCGTTTCAGGAGGTTGATACTTATGGTATCACGATACCGATAACAAAGCATAATTTCATTGCTAAATCAGCAAAGGAGCTTCTTTTTTTGATCCCGGAGGCTTTCACAATCGCTTCGTCCGGAAGGCCCGGACCTGTCGTTGTCGATGTGCCGAGAGACATTCAGCTTGAAACAGTGGACGTAGAAGAATGGCCCAACCCCGGAAAACCGATTGATATATCTATTCAAAATAAGAATGACGGTTTGAACAAAATCGCAGCAGCCATAAACAAATCCCCAAGGCCTATTCTCTACGCAGGCGGTGGTATCATTCATGCAAATGCATCAAGATACTTAATCTCGTTTGTGGAAAAGAATAGTATTCCAGTTGTGACAACGCTGCTTGCGCTTGGTACTATTCCGCATTCGCATCCCCTGAACCTTGGCATGCTTGGTATGCATGCGGAACGATATACGAACATGGCAATGAATGAAGCGGATCTTATTATTGCTGTCGGAAGCAGATTTGACGATCGTGCTACAGGCAAACTTTCGGAATTTTGCCCAAATGCAAAGGTTATTCATATTGACATTGATTGTGCTGAAATCAATAAGAACAGAAAGGCGGAATACTCGATCGTCGGAGATGCCAAAGAGGTATTGATTGAACTTAGGAGATTGATTGAAGATAACCGCAGGACGCCTTGGTTGCAGGAGATATTAAATATTAAGAACTCCTACCCCTCGATAGGAATATATGATGATCCGTTCAGTCCATATCAAATAATCCGCAAAACAGCAACTTTGCTTCCGGATGATGCTATCATCGCCACAGATGTTGGTCAACATCAGATGTGGGTCGCACAGGCTTATCCTTTTGAAAAACCAAGAACACTTCTTACATCAGGCGGACTTGGTACAATGGGATTCGGGTTGCCGGTGGCAATCGGAGCAAGTATAGCAAACCCAAAGCGAAAAGTCGTATGCTTCAGTGGCGACGGTTCAATTCTGATGAATATTCAGGAGCTTACAACAGCCGCAGATTTAGGCTGCAATCTTACGATTTTTGTTTTCAAGAATCAGCATCTAGGGCTTGTCAGGCAACAGCAGGAGCTATTCTACAACAATAACCTCATGGCGAGCAAGTTTAAAACGAATCCAGATTTTGCTTTATTGGCAAAGGGATTTGGGATTGATAGCATTGATGTCAAAAAGGATACGGATCCTAAAGATTTGGAAAATGCGCTTCGGATGGGTGTGCAATGCAAAAAGCCTATGCTCATTAATATCCCGATCCATCATGCAGAAAAAGTATTTCCTATGGTTCCTCCGGGCGAAGGGAATACTACAATGTTATGGAAGGAGCAATAG
- the selD gene encoding selenide, water dikinase SelD, producing the protein MKKQPLNVKLTSYSPGSGUACKIGPADLAQVLRCLPPVKDPNVLAGRDDNAAVYKLNDELAMIQTIDYITPVVDDPYQFGMIAAANALSDIYAMGARPVTALNVIGFPNQSLPLSIMEDIIRGGADKAAEAGVTIVGGHSITDSAPKYGLAVTGFVNPGRMVRKNGAQPGDRLIITKPLGIGIITTGIDYRKVHKDQAAKITDIMLTLNRRASEIMLEIGVNACTDVTGFGLLGHLREIAVASGVGARVNAAAVPVLPETEKLVRAGAVPEGTHNNYRYLRDTVQWDQVLSSEMRLILCDAQTSGGLLMVVSRENADRLLAALHEDPEVTLAEEIGEIVNDPGLINVIA; encoded by the coding sequence TTGAAGAAGCAGCCGTTAAACGTAAAGCTTACATCTTATTCTCCCGGTTCGGGGTGAGCATGTAAGATAGGTCCTGCGGACCTGGCACAGGTTCTGCGCTGTCTGCCGCCGGTGAAAGACCCCAACGTCTTGGCCGGCAGAGATGATAACGCTGCGGTATACAAGCTTAATGATGAATTGGCCATGATCCAAACTATTGACTATATCACCCCGGTAGTCGACGACCCTTACCAGTTTGGAATGATTGCCGCGGCTAACGCTCTAAGCGACATATACGCTATGGGCGCCAGGCCGGTGACCGCCCTAAATGTCATCGGGTTTCCCAACCAAAGCCTGCCGCTGTCTATTATGGAGGACATCATCAGAGGCGGAGCGGATAAAGCCGCTGAAGCCGGTGTCACCATCGTCGGCGGGCATTCCATTACCGACAGCGCACCAAAGTACGGCCTGGCGGTTACCGGTTTTGTGAATCCGGGACGGATGGTGAGAAAAAACGGAGCCCAACCGGGAGACCGCTTGATTATTACCAAGCCGCTGGGTATTGGGATAATTACCACCGGTATAGACTATAGGAAGGTGCATAAAGACCAAGCAGCAAAAATTACAGATATTATGCTGACACTAAACCGGCGGGCTTCAGAGATTATGCTGGAGATCGGGGTCAATGCCTGCACCGACGTGACGGGGTTCGGGCTGCTGGGGCACTTGCGGGAGATAGCCGTCGCCAGCGGGGTAGGGGCACGGGTTAACGCAGCCGCGGTGCCCGTGCTGCCGGAAACTGAAAAATTGGTCCGGGCCGGCGCGGTGCCCGAGGGTACCCACAACAACTACCGCTATCTTCGTGACACGGTGCAGTGGGACCAGGTACTATCAAGTGAGATGAGGCTGATTCTTTGCGATGCGCAAACCTCCGGCGGATTATTGATGGTTGTGTCCCGTGAAAATGCGGATCGCCTGCTGGCCGCTTTGCACGAAGACCCGGAAGTAACGCTGGCGGAGGAGATAGGGGAAATAGTAAACGACCCCGGATTGATTAATGTTATCGCCTAA
- a CDS encoding HSGNP motif-containing (seleno)protein, with translation MAIVIAKKMKEKFGDKIELNIYLNDSVEAKGYTLLSSTNVFVNGQLVPRETALDKENMYDFLNEILN, from the coding sequence ATGGCTATAGTTATAGCCAAAAAAATGAAGGAAAAATTCGGTGACAAAATTGAACTGAACATTTATCTAAATGATTCAGTGGAGGCAAAGGGTTACACTCTGTTATCATCTACCAATGTGTTTGTAAATGGCCAATTAGTTCCCAGGGAAACAGCTTTGGACAAAGAAAACATGTACGACTTCCTTAATGAAATCCTAAACTAG
- a CDS encoding DnaJ domain-containing protein: MKREELRRKARLILCVSDKAGIEEIKCAYRKLAKKFHPDLNDGDRNLTDKFKQISEAYEILTRDKNDQSYIMDKNEVWTPDDQSFMDDKSYWEWWKKRYGDLI, translated from the coding sequence ATGAAAAGGGAGGAATTAAGAAGAAAAGCAAGACTTATACTGTGTGTGTCCGACAAAGCAGGTATCGAAGAGATAAAATGCGCGTACCGGAAGCTGGCAAAAAAGTTTCATCCCGACCTCAATGACGGGGACCGGAACTTAACCGATAAATTTAAGCAAATCTCTGAAGCCTATGAAATATTGACCCGGGATAAAAACGATCAAAGTTACATTATGGATAAAAATGAAGTTTGGACCCCGGACGACCAGTCTTTTATGGACGATAAATCATACTGGGAATGGTGGAAGAAAAGGTATGGCGACCTTATATGA
- the trxB gene encoding thioredoxin-disulfide reductase — MEKKDLVIIGGGPAGLSAGIYASRAAMNTVLLEQGISGGLVVSTDFIENYPGFAEGISGPELMRQMESQACRFGLEIASANAEQIVPVEKEFVVKTDDGEISTGAVIIATGAQPRLLGVFGEAEYTGRGVSYCATCDGAFFRDKKVAVVGGGDAAVEEALFLTRFAQKVYIIHRRGELRATRVVQQRAFENGKIEFIWHSVVDEIHGTNTVEAVLIQDVRTGAKTQLNVDGTFIYVGYRPSSGLVRKLVRLDEKGYIITDENMLTSIPGIFAAGDVRQKLLRQVVTAVADGAIAAVTAEKYLEGLALL, encoded by the coding sequence ATGGAGAAAAAAGATCTAGTTATCATCGGTGGTGGTCCGGCCGGCCTTTCCGCCGGAATTTATGCTTCCAGGGCTGCCATGAACACCGTTCTCCTGGAGCAGGGGATCTCAGGTGGCCTTGTGGTTAGCACAGATTTTATTGAAAATTATCCTGGTTTCGCCGAAGGCATCAGCGGCCCTGAATTAATGAGACAGATGGAAAGCCAGGCTTGCCGCTTTGGTCTTGAAATCGCATCCGCCAATGCAGAACAGATTGTGCCCGTTGAAAAAGAATTTGTCGTTAAAACCGATGACGGTGAAATATCAACTGGCGCAGTGATAATAGCTACTGGAGCTCAGCCTCGACTATTGGGCGTATTTGGTGAAGCGGAATATACTGGCCGTGGTGTTTCTTATTGTGCTACCTGTGACGGCGCCTTTTTCCGCGACAAAAAAGTTGCCGTTGTCGGAGGAGGTGACGCAGCTGTTGAAGAGGCCCTCTTCCTTACCAGATTTGCGCAAAAGGTTTATATCATTCACCGCCGCGGCGAGTTAAGAGCTACCAGGGTTGTACAGCAAAGGGCTTTTGAGAATGGAAAAATAGAATTCATCTGGCACAGTGTCGTCGATGAAATCCACGGTACGAATACCGTAGAAGCTGTGTTAATCCAAGATGTGCGAACCGGTGCTAAAACTCAACTAAATGTGGACGGTACATTTATTTACGTGGGTTACCGGCCCAGTTCAGGTCTGGTTAGAAAACTGGTCAGACTTGATGAAAAGGGTTATATTATTACCGACGAAAATATGCTAACTTCAATCCCCGGTATATTTGCCGCGGGAGACGTTCGTCAAAAACTGCTTCGCCAGGTGGTCACCGCCGTCGCCGACGGAGCTATCGCCGCAGTGACCGCGGAAAAATACCTGGAAGGGTTAGCCCTCCTATAA